Below is a window of Desulfurococcus amylolyticus Z-533 DNA.
ATAATTGTTTTAAGCGGTAAGGGTGGGGTAGGTAAGACATTTATCTCCTCATCCATAGCTCTTGGATTAGCTATAAGAGGGAGAAAAGTAGCCATATTAGATGCCGATGTGCACGGCTCGTCGATACCATTGATGCTCGGTATACAGGGAGCGAGACACTACGCAGATGAAGACGGTGATATACTTCCCGTCGAAGGACCGCTAGGTGTGAAGGCTGTTGCAATAAACCTAATGCTCGACTCACCTGATTTACCGGTGGTGTGGCGTGGCCCACTTGTATCCAGAGCCATTACAGAGCTACTGAGTAAAGTTGCCTGGGGTAGTGGAGACTACCTGGTAATCGACATGCCTCCTGGTACAGGTGATGCAGCCATAACACTTGTTCAATCCCTCCCCAGTATGACTGGGGCAATAATAGTTACAGCCCCGAATATGTTGACAGAAACTATTGTGGCTAAAGCAGTTAACTTCACAGCGAAGAATAATGTCAAGCTACTGGGTATAGTGGAGAATATGAGTTACTTCAAGTGTCCTGTCTGTGGTACAGTGTTCAACCTGCTAGGTAAAAGCACAGGCGAGTATCTCGCAAGTAAATATGGCACGGTGCTCCTTGGCATGATACCGTTAGATCCTTTAATAAATGAAGCCGTGGATAAGGGGATACCCTATTTACTGGCCTATCCACATGGCGAGGCTGCTAAAGCCATCATGGAGGTAGTTGATAAAATAATAAAAAACACCGAGGCAAATTAATTTTTAAGGAGCCGTAATTAAAAGGGGTTCAGGTCTTATATAGGTATAGGTTTATATAAGCTTGTTTCATCTCTTCATCCTTGTTCCCCCTATATCCCCTTTGGGCTTACATACGGCTTAGGGGCGTTCACTGGCACAACGGAGCCCCGTGCATCTTGAATTAA
It encodes the following:
- a CDS encoding Mrp/NBP35 family ATP-binding protein, which codes for MLMSSSGEKRVPFTPVFKLIDDAKKRLEGYKYKIIVLSGKGGVGKTFISSSIALGLAIRGRKVAILDADVHGSSIPLMLGIQGARHYADEDGDILPVEGPLGVKAVAINLMLDSPDLPVVWRGPLVSRAITELLSKVAWGSGDYLVIDMPPGTGDAAITLVQSLPSMTGAIIVTAPNMLTETIVAKAVNFTAKNNVKLLGIVENMSYFKCPVCGTVFNLLGKSTGEYLASKYGTVLLGMIPLDPLINEAVDKGIPYLLAYPHGEAAKAIMEVVDKIIKNTEAN